The Streptomyces achromogenes genome window below encodes:
- a CDS encoding benzoate-CoA ligase family protein: protein MTTRRPTTAPRPMTAPRATPAPQVTPASPAAAAPRASAVPRPRRNGDGDAPGNLAAALADLAERRGWAGRAAFHQGHRRFTHGEVHDLGARAAGVLADHGVRAGDRVLLALPDGLAWVAAFLGVARLGAVAVLVNPELPAAEHAFMAKDTDAVLCLTGPGLEDRENRQDRFAGRARLGADELLALAPAAEPAAVHPVDAHAPLYVQYTSGTTGRPKGVVHAHGDPKAYHDLIGRRLLGITEEDVTLSVSKLYFAYGIGNAFVFPLFSGSSAVLVDRRPTPAAVDELVARHRVTLLYSVPSAYAALVADRGSGHGDCFASVRAAVSAGEGLPDGLGVRVAELLGAPVLEQIGSTEAGHAFCANSLGHDRPGTVGRPVPGFEVELRDRAGRPVPDGAEGEMWVRGPTLTSGYLNRPEETARTLVGGWLATHDRARREPDGSFRHLGRTDDMEMVGGITVSPLEVEAVLRTRPAVREVAVAAVTDGRGSSRLRAFVVPAGPVAAGLEDDLLALAREHLAAFKVPRSVSFVTSLPRTATGKLRRHLIRQGAW from the coding sequence ATGACGACACGACGCCCCACGACGGCACCCCGCCCCATGACGGCACCCCGGGCCACGCCGGCTCCACAGGTCACGCCGGCGTCCCCCGCCGCGGCGGCTCCGCGTGCCTCGGCCGTGCCCCGGCCGAGGAGGAACGGCGACGGCGACGCGCCCGGCAACCTGGCCGCGGCACTGGCCGACCTCGCCGAGCGGCGGGGCTGGGCCGGGCGGGCCGCGTTCCACCAGGGGCACCGGCGCTTCACCCACGGCGAGGTGCACGATCTCGGGGCACGGGCGGCAGGGGTGCTCGCGGACCACGGGGTGCGGGCCGGCGACCGGGTGCTGCTCGCGCTGCCCGACGGCCTGGCGTGGGTGGCGGCATTCCTCGGCGTCGCCCGGCTCGGGGCCGTCGCCGTCCTGGTCAACCCCGAACTGCCCGCCGCCGAGCACGCGTTCATGGCCAAGGACACCGACGCCGTGCTCTGCCTGACCGGGCCGGGGCTCGAGGACCGGGAGAACCGGCAGGACCGCTTCGCCGGACGGGCGCGGCTCGGCGCCGACGAGCTCCTCGCGCTGGCCCCCGCCGCCGAACCGGCCGCCGTCCACCCGGTCGACGCGCACGCGCCGCTGTACGTGCAGTACACCTCCGGCACCACGGGCCGTCCCAAGGGCGTCGTGCACGCGCACGGCGACCCGAAGGCGTACCACGACCTGATCGGCCGGCGGCTGCTCGGGATCACCGAGGAGGACGTCACCCTGTCGGTGTCGAAGCTGTACTTCGCGTACGGCATCGGCAACGCCTTCGTCTTCCCGCTGTTCTCCGGGTCGTCCGCCGTGCTGGTGGACCGGCGTCCCACGCCCGCCGCCGTCGACGAGCTCGTCGCCCGGCACCGGGTCACCCTCCTCTACTCGGTGCCGTCGGCGTACGCGGCGCTGGTCGCCGACCGGGGCAGCGGGCACGGGGACTGCTTCGCCTCGGTGCGCGCCGCGGTGTCGGCCGGCGAGGGCCTGCCGGACGGCCTCGGCGTCCGGGTCGCCGAGCTGCTCGGCGCGCCCGTGCTGGAGCAGATCGGCTCCACCGAGGCCGGTCACGCCTTCTGCGCCAACAGCCTCGGCCACGACCGTCCCGGCACCGTCGGGCGTCCCGTGCCGGGGTTCGAGGTGGAGCTGCGCGACCGGGCCGGGCGGCCGGTGCCGGACGGCGCGGAAGGGGAGATGTGGGTGCGCGGGCCGACGCTGACGTCCGGCTATCTGAACCGGCCGGAGGAGACAGCACGCACCCTGGTCGGCGGCTGGCTCGCCACCCACGACCGGGCCCGCCGCGAGCCGGACGGCTCCTTCCGGCATCTGGGCCGCACCGACGACATGGAGATGGTCGGCGGGATCACCGTCTCCCCGCTGGAGGTGGAGGCCGTACTGCGGACCCGCCCGGCGGTGCGCGAGGTCGCGGTCGCCGCCGTCACGGACGGGCGCGGCTCCAGCCGGCTGCGCGCCTTCGTGGTCCCCGCCGGCCCGGTCGCCGCCGGCCTCGAGGACGACCTCCTCGCCCTGGCGCGCGAGCACCTCGCCGCCTTCAAGGTGCCGAGGAGCGTCAGCTTCGTGACGTCCCTGCCGCGCACCGCCACCGGAAAGCTCCGCCGCCATCTGATCCGCCAGGGGGCGTGGTGA
- a CDS encoding antibiotic biosynthesis monooxygenase: MTSNPVTVTAAYHVVPGREADFHSWGWGMLGASAQQPGFLGGGVLVDEGAEWHVVYRFVSEGAARAWEDSAARVRWDTRAQGIARQTDRRSVRGSKAWFDAQAPTPKPPGPPSKWKLWFVNMSAVFPPVLLFNLIVLPYLGGLNPFVRTLLLCLCVTALVTWILMPRLQRFFKKWLYPPLQALRGRHKRTA, translated from the coding sequence GTGACCAGTAATCCCGTCACCGTCACCGCCGCTTATCACGTGGTGCCGGGCCGAGAGGCCGACTTTCATTCCTGGGGGTGGGGCATGTTGGGCGCGAGCGCACAGCAGCCCGGATTCCTGGGAGGTGGTGTGCTCGTCGACGAAGGGGCGGAATGGCATGTGGTCTATCGCTTCGTCAGCGAAGGCGCGGCGCGCGCCTGGGAGGACTCGGCCGCCCGGGTGCGGTGGGACACCCGGGCACAAGGCATCGCCCGGCAGACCGACCGCCGCAGCGTGCGGGGGTCGAAGGCGTGGTTCGACGCCCAGGCGCCCACGCCGAAGCCGCCGGGCCCGCCGTCGAAATGGAAGTTGTGGTTCGTGAATATGAGCGCCGTTTTCCCGCCGGTGCTCCTCTTCAATCTCATCGTGCTTCCCTACCTCGGCGGACTCAATCCTTTCGTGCGCACGCTGCTGTTGTGTCTGTGCGTGACGGCCCTCGTCACCTGGATTCTCATGCCCCGCCTCCAGCGTTTCTTCAAGAAATGGCTGTATCCACCGCTCCAGGCACTCCGCGGTCGGCACAAACGCACCGCGTAG
- a CDS encoding glutathionylspermidine synthase family protein yields the protein MRRHTVEPRPGWQRTVEEQGLVYPLTRHPDGSLRPYWDESAYYAFTLDEVETLEETVEELHALCLAAAEHLVDAGRLADLGVTDPRIAAAVAEAWRRRAELPSVYGRFDLRYDGTGPAKLLEYNADTPTSLVEAASPQWFWMEDRFPAADQWNSLHERLVAAWKKQAALLPPGNPLYFAHSSADELGEDLMTVAYLKETAEQAGLDTDWISMEEIGFDPLSGRFVDGQLRFIRSCFKLYPWEWLTTDRFAGHVLDTLDNGGGTGSTLWIEPAWKMLLSNKALLAVLWELNPGHPHLLPAYLDGPRDLAATTGYVAKPLLGREGAGVTIHEKGADEGAGVTIHEKGADPVVRDDEPCCYQALAPLPAFDGNHVVLGAWVVDGEPAGLGIRESAGLITDEYARFVPHVIL from the coding sequence ATGCGACGTCACACCGTCGAACCCCGCCCCGGCTGGCAGCGGACCGTCGAGGAACAGGGCCTCGTCTACCCCCTCACCCGCCACCCCGACGGCAGCCTGCGCCCCTACTGGGACGAGAGCGCCTACTACGCCTTCACCCTCGACGAGGTCGAGACGCTGGAGGAGACCGTCGAGGAACTGCACGCCCTGTGCCTGGCGGCGGCCGAGCACCTGGTGGACGCCGGCCGCCTCGCCGACCTCGGCGTCACCGACCCGCGGATCGCCGCGGCGGTCGCCGAGGCCTGGCGGCGGCGCGCCGAACTCCCCTCCGTCTACGGCCGGTTCGACCTCCGCTACGACGGGACGGGACCGGCGAAGCTCCTGGAGTACAACGCCGACACCCCCACCTCCCTCGTCGAGGCCGCCTCCCCCCAGTGGTTCTGGATGGAGGACCGCTTCCCCGCCGCCGACCAGTGGAACTCCCTGCACGAACGCCTCGTCGCCGCCTGGAAGAAGCAGGCCGCGCTGCTCCCGCCCGGCAACCCCCTCTACTTCGCGCACTCCTCGGCCGACGAGCTCGGCGAGGACCTGATGACGGTCGCCTACCTCAAGGAGACCGCCGAGCAGGCCGGCCTGGACACCGACTGGATCTCCATGGAGGAGATCGGCTTCGACCCGCTGTCCGGCCGTTTCGTCGACGGACAACTCCGCTTCATCCGCAGCTGCTTCAAGCTCTACCCCTGGGAATGGCTCACCACCGACCGCTTCGCCGGCCACGTCCTCGACACCCTCGACAACGGCGGCGGCACCGGCAGCACCCTGTGGATCGAGCCCGCCTGGAAGATGCTCCTCAGCAACAAGGCGCTGCTCGCCGTCCTGTGGGAACTGAACCCCGGCCACCCGCACCTGCTGCCCGCCTACCTCGACGGCCCGCGCGACCTCGCGGCGACCACCGGCTACGTCGCCAAGCCGCTGCTGGGCCGTGAAGGGGCCGGCGTCACGATCCACGAGAAGGGTGCCGATGAAGGGGCCGGCGTCACGATCCACGAGAAGGGTGCCGATCCCGTCGTCCGCGACGACGAGCCCTGCTGCTACCAGGCGCTCGCCCCGCTCCCCGCCTTCGACGGCAACCACGTCGTCCTCGGCGCGTGGGTCGTGGACGGCGAGCCGGCCGGCCTCGGCATCCGCGAGTCGGCCGGCCTGATCACGGACGAGTACGCCCGCTTCGTCCCGCACGTGATCCTCTGA
- a CDS encoding SDR family NAD(P)-dependent oxidoreductase: MKDASGLPQSLLVLGGTSETALATARRLIARRTRTVWLAGRPSPALESAAAKLRLLGPDVHTVPFDALDPESHQAALGKVFAEGDVDLVLLAFGVPGDQANDEREPAAAVRVAQTNYTGAVSAGLISALALQAQGHGSLVVFSSVAAERARRSDFIYGSGKAGLDAFAQGLGDALHGTGVHVMVVRPGAVRTKGTARRAAALSTTPEAVAVAVELGLRRRSETVWAPGSLRAVTSVLRHLPRGLFRRLPL; the protein is encoded by the coding sequence ATGAAGGACGCCTCCGGCCTCCCCCAGTCCCTGCTCGTCCTCGGCGGCACGTCCGAGACCGCCCTGGCCACCGCGCGCCGGCTGATCGCCCGCCGCACCCGGACGGTGTGGCTGGCCGGGCGGCCGTCGCCGGCCCTGGAGTCGGCCGCCGCGAAGCTGCGGCTGCTGGGGCCGGACGTCCACACCGTGCCGTTCGACGCGCTGGACCCGGAGTCCCACCAGGCGGCCCTCGGGAAGGTCTTCGCCGAGGGCGACGTCGATCTGGTGCTGCTCGCCTTCGGCGTCCCCGGCGACCAGGCGAACGACGAGCGCGAGCCGGCGGCCGCGGTGCGGGTCGCGCAGACCAACTACACGGGGGCGGTGTCGGCCGGCCTCATCTCCGCGCTGGCCCTGCAGGCGCAGGGACACGGCTCGCTGGTCGTGTTCTCCTCGGTCGCCGCCGAGCGGGCCCGCCGCTCGGACTTCATCTACGGCTCCGGCAAGGCAGGCCTCGACGCCTTCGCCCAGGGCCTCGGCGACGCCCTGCACGGCACCGGCGTCCACGTCATGGTCGTACGCCCCGGGGCCGTGCGGACGAAGGGGACGGCCAGGCGGGCGGCGGCGCTGTCGACCACGCCGGAGGCGGTCGCCGTGGCCGTCGAACTAGGGCTGCGGCGCCGCTCGGAGACGGTCTGGGCGCCCGGGTCGCTGCGCGCGGTGACGTCCGTCCTGCGGCACCTGCCGCGGGGACTGTTCCGGCGCCTGCCGCTGTGA
- a CDS encoding 2'-5' RNA ligase family protein produces the protein MGTVTIGVSIAVPEPHGSLLQERRTGFGDAAAHGIPTHVTLLPPTEIDAGALPAVEAHLTEVAAAGRPFPMRLSGTGTFRPLSPVVYLRVVQGAESCARLQQRIRDASGPLVRELQFPYHPHVTVAHGIDEAAMDRAFEELADYEAEWPCTGFALAEQGADGVWRKLREYPFGGTVVPPQAAHVDRGSLPAR, from the coding sequence GTGGGGACCGTAACGATCGGCGTGTCGATCGCGGTCCCGGAGCCTCACGGCAGCCTGCTCCAGGAGCGGCGCACAGGCTTCGGCGACGCCGCGGCTCACGGCATCCCCACCCACGTCACGCTCCTGCCGCCGACCGAGATCGACGCCGGCGCGCTGCCGGCCGTCGAGGCGCACCTCACCGAGGTCGCGGCGGCCGGCCGGCCCTTCCCGATGCGGCTGTCCGGCACCGGGACCTTCCGGCCGCTGTCGCCGGTGGTCTACCTGAGGGTCGTCCAGGGCGCGGAGAGCTGCGCCCGGCTCCAGCAGCGCATCCGGGACGCCTCCGGGCCCCTCGTGCGCGAGCTGCAGTTCCCCTACCACCCGCACGTCACCGTCGCGCACGGCATCGACGAGGCGGCGATGGACCGGGCCTTCGAGGAGCTCGCCGACTACGAGGCCGAGTGGCCCTGCACCGGCTTCGCCCTCGCCGAACAGGGTGCCGACGGCGTCTGGCGCAAGCTCCGCGAGTACCCCTTCGGCGGCACGGTGGTGCCACCGCAGGCCGCCCACGTCGACCGGGGATCCCTGCCGGCGCGCTGA
- a CDS encoding glycine hydroxymethyltransferase — MPENSAPLSTESAAFRAALDVVRAVEPRVADAIGQELADQREMLKLIASENYASPATLLAMGNWFSDKYAEGTAGRRFYAGCRNVDTVESLAAEHARELFGARHAYVQPHSGIDANLVAFWAVLADRVEAPFLEKTGARQVNDLSEADWAELRQAFGNQRMLGMSLDAGGHLTHGFRPNISGKMFDQRSYGTDPATGLIDYDALRTTAREFKPMIIVAGYSAYPRLVNFRIMREIADEVGATLMVDMAHFAGLVAGKVLTGDFDPVPHAQIVTTTTHKSLRGPRGGMVLCDDSLKDQVDRGCPMVLGGPLPHVMAAKAVALAEARQPAFQDYAQRIVDNARALAEGLTRRGATLVTGGTDNHLNLIDVASSYGLTGRQAEAALLDSGIVTNRNAIPADPNGAWYTSGIRIGTPALTTRGLGTAEMDEVAALIDRVLTAAEPGTTKSGAPSKASHVLDGKIADEISRRATDLVAGFPLYPEIDLG; from the coding sequence ATGCCCGAGAATTCCGCACCCCTGTCCACCGAGTCCGCCGCCTTCCGCGCCGCCCTCGACGTCGTCCGAGCCGTCGAGCCGCGCGTCGCCGACGCCATCGGCCAGGAGCTCGCCGACCAGCGCGAGATGCTCAAGCTGATCGCCTCGGAGAACTACGCCTCGCCGGCCACCCTCCTCGCGATGGGCAACTGGTTCAGCGACAAGTACGCCGAGGGCACCGCCGGCCGCCGCTTCTACGCCGGCTGCCGCAACGTGGACACCGTCGAGTCGCTCGCCGCCGAGCACGCCCGCGAGCTCTTCGGGGCCCGCCACGCCTACGTCCAGCCGCACTCCGGCATCGACGCCAACCTCGTCGCCTTCTGGGCCGTCCTCGCCGACCGCGTCGAGGCCCCCTTCCTGGAGAAGACCGGCGCACGCCAGGTCAACGACCTCTCCGAGGCCGACTGGGCCGAGCTGCGCCAGGCCTTCGGCAACCAGCGCATGCTCGGCATGTCCCTGGACGCCGGCGGCCACCTCACGCACGGCTTCCGCCCGAACATCTCCGGCAAGATGTTCGACCAGCGCTCCTACGGCACGGACCCCGCGACCGGCCTCATCGACTACGACGCGCTGCGCACGACGGCCCGCGAGTTCAAGCCGATGATCATCGTCGCGGGCTACTCGGCGTATCCCCGTCTGGTGAACTTCCGGATCATGCGGGAGATCGCCGACGAGGTCGGCGCGACCCTCATGGTCGACATGGCGCACTTCGCGGGCCTGGTCGCCGGCAAGGTCCTGACCGGCGACTTCGACCCGGTCCCGCACGCCCAGATCGTCACCACGACCACCCACAAGTCGCTGCGCGGCCCGCGCGGCGGCATGGTCCTGTGCGACGACTCCCTCAAGGACCAGGTCGACCGCGGCTGCCCGATGGTCCTCGGCGGCCCGCTCCCGCACGTCATGGCCGCCAAGGCCGTCGCCCTCGCCGAGGCCCGGCAGCCCGCCTTCCAGGACTACGCCCAGCGCATCGTCGACAACGCGCGCGCCCTCGCCGAGGGCCTGACGCGGCGCGGCGCGACCCTGGTCACCGGCGGCACGGACAACCACCTGAACCTGATCGACGTCGCCTCCTCCTACGGCCTCACCGGCCGGCAGGCCGAGGCCGCGCTGCTCGACTCGGGCATCGTCACCAACCGCAACGCGATCCCGGCCGACCCGAACGGCGCCTGGTACACGTCCGGCATCCGCATCGGCACCCCCGCGCTGACCACCCGCGGCCTCGGCACGGCGGAGATGGACGAGGTGGCGGCCCTGATCGACCGGGTCCTCACGGCCGCCGAGCCCGGCACCACGAAGTCGGGCGCGCCGTCGAAGGCCTCCCACGTCCTGGACGGGAAGATCGCGGACGAGATCTCCCGCCGGGCGACCGACCTGGTGGCGGGCTTCCCGCTGTACCCGGAGATCGACCTCGGCTGA
- the pabB gene encoding aminodeoxychorismate synthase component I, translated as MKTLLIDNYDSYTYNLFQLIAEVNGEEPVVILNDAPADAVPDLTAFDNVVVSPGPGHPAKARDFGISARVLAESPLPVLGVCLGHQGIALGEGGRVSAAPQPRHGHLSAVRHDERDLFQGLPQNFTAVRYHSLAVREPLPDSLEATAWAEDGVLMGLRHRERPLWGVQFHPESVLTEYGHRMLVNFRNLTAERARKTRTKNTAVTPAAAAMPRQRVTVPGPRRGSGPAYRLHTRRIAVAIDAEAAFTRLHADAPRAFWLDSSRVERGLSRFSFFGDDSGPLAEFVRYDVEAGLCEIERAGRPTRKVRASVFDYLKRQLASRRVDATGLPFDFTGGYVGYFGYETKADCGSPNRHRSAVPDACWLFADRLVAVDHQEGFTYAVCLAEDTPQAALEAADWLEGTLARLTSLPAESDRAPDGARPAAPGPSAQADLGAVEPWLVRDRETYLADIAACRQMLAAGVSYEICLTDAARLPAPADALAFYRTLRRVNPAPYAAFLRLGDLDVAGSSPERFLRITRDGVAETKPIKGTAPRGADPLEDARLRDALAADAKTRAENLMIVDLLRNDLGRVCRTGTVRVSRLMAAETYATVHQLVSTVEGRLREDTDAVDCVRACFPGGSMTGAPKLRTMEIIDQLETQARGVYAGALGYLGCSGGADLNIVIRTAVLADGSMQLGAGGAIVLDSDPVAEYDEMLLKTAAQMRALREDAEDGTAASQPGPATAEEAAR; from the coding sequence GTGAAAACCCTGCTCATCGACAATTACGACTCGTACACGTACAACCTGTTCCAGCTGATCGCCGAGGTCAACGGCGAGGAGCCGGTGGTGATCCTCAACGACGCCCCCGCGGACGCCGTCCCCGACCTCACGGCGTTCGACAACGTGGTGGTGTCGCCGGGTCCCGGGCATCCGGCGAAGGCGCGTGACTTCGGCATCAGCGCCCGTGTGCTGGCCGAGTCCCCGCTGCCGGTGCTCGGCGTCTGCCTCGGCCACCAGGGCATCGCGCTCGGGGAGGGCGGCCGGGTGTCCGCCGCCCCGCAGCCCCGGCACGGTCATCTGTCGGCCGTCCGGCACGACGAGCGGGACCTGTTCCAGGGGCTGCCCCAGAACTTCACCGCCGTCCGCTACCACTCGCTGGCCGTGCGCGAGCCGCTGCCCGACTCCCTGGAGGCCACGGCCTGGGCGGAGGACGGCGTCCTGATGGGCCTGCGGCACCGCGAACGGCCGCTGTGGGGCGTGCAGTTCCACCCGGAGTCGGTGCTCACCGAGTACGGCCACCGGATGCTGGTGAACTTCCGCAACCTCACGGCCGAGCGGGCCCGCAAGACGCGGACGAAGAACACCGCGGTCACGCCGGCGGCCGCCGCGATGCCGCGGCAGAGGGTGACCGTCCCCGGACCGCGCCGGGGAAGCGGGCCCGCCTACCGGCTGCACACCCGCCGCATCGCCGTGGCGATCGACGCGGAGGCCGCCTTCACCCGGCTGCACGCCGACGCGCCCCGGGCGTTCTGGCTGGACAGCTCACGGGTCGAGCGCGGCCTGTCCCGGTTCTCGTTCTTCGGCGACGACAGCGGTCCGCTCGCCGAGTTCGTCCGCTACGACGTCGAGGCCGGGCTCTGTGAGATCGAGCGGGCCGGACGGCCGACCCGCAAGGTCCGGGCGAGCGTCTTCGACTACCTCAAGCGGCAGCTCGCGAGCCGCCGGGTCGACGCCACCGGGCTGCCCTTCGACTTCACCGGCGGCTACGTCGGCTACTTCGGCTACGAGACGAAGGCCGACTGCGGCTCCCCGAACCGGCACCGCTCCGCCGTCCCGGACGCCTGCTGGCTGTTCGCCGACCGGCTCGTCGCGGTGGACCACCAGGAGGGCTTCACCTACGCCGTCTGCCTGGCCGAGGACACCCCGCAGGCCGCCCTGGAGGCCGCCGACTGGCTCGAGGGCACACTGGCCCGGCTCACCTCGCTGCCCGCGGAGTCCGACCGGGCGCCCGACGGGGCGCGGCCCGCGGCTCCGGGGCCGTCGGCGCAGGCGGATCTCGGGGCCGTCGAACCGTGGCTGGTGCGGGACCGCGAGACCTACCTCGCGGACATCGCGGCCTGCCGGCAAATGCTCGCGGCGGGCGTCAGCTACGAGATCTGCCTGACCGACGCCGCCCGGTTACCCGCACCGGCCGACGCCCTCGCCTTCTACCGGACGCTGCGCCGCGTCAACCCCGCCCCCTACGCGGCCTTCCTGCGCCTCGGCGACCTCGACGTGGCCGGCTCCTCGCCGGAGCGGTTCCTGCGGATCACCCGGGACGGGGTCGCCGAGACCAAGCCCATCAAGGGCACCGCGCCGCGCGGCGCCGATCCGCTGGAGGACGCCCGGCTGCGGGACGCGCTGGCGGCCGACGCCAAGACGCGCGCCGAGAACCTGATGATCGTCGACCTGCTCCGCAACGACCTGGGGCGGGTCTGCCGGACCGGCACCGTGCGGGTCTCGCGGCTCATGGCCGCCGAGACGTACGCCACCGTGCACCAGCTCGTCTCCACCGTGGAGGGACGGCTGCGCGAGGACACCGACGCGGTGGACTGCGTGCGCGCCTGCTTCCCCGGCGGCTCGATGACCGGCGCGCCGAAGCTGCGCACCATGGAGATCATCGACCAACTGGAGACCCAGGCGCGCGGCGTGTACGCGGGCGCACTCGGCTATCTGGGCTGCAGCGGCGGCGCGGACCTGAACATCGTCATCCGCACCGCGGTCCTCGCCGACGGTTCGATGCAGCTGGGGGCGGGGGGCGCGATCGTCCTCGACTCCGATCCGGTCGCCGAGTACGACGAGATGCTGCTGAAGACGGCCGCGCAGATGCGGGCCCTGCGGGAGGACGCCGAGGACGGGACGGCGGCCTCGCAGCCGGGCCCCGCCACCGCCGAGGAGGCCGCCCGATGA
- a CDS encoding YihY/virulence factor BrkB family protein, whose protein sequence is MDWLRKLPGIGPAVARLMATHAWRSYERLDRVKWTRLAAAMTFVSFVALFPLLTVAAAVAAATLSESRQQELQDKIADQVPGISEQIDIHGLVENAGTVGSIAGAVLLLTGIGWVGQMRDCLRAVWERPDKDENPVLAKAKDAGVLVGLGGALLLTLAISTVASALVGWITDELGIDQGGWGSVLLRSAAFAVAVLADFLLLLYVLTLLPGVEPGRRRLVVAAFIGAVGFELLKLLLSGYMQGVAAKSMYGAFGVPVALLLWINFTAKLVLYCAAWTATGSAPDDPRDIDVSDDVVPGPAAASGG, encoded by the coding sequence ATGGACTGGCTCAGAAAGCTGCCCGGGATCGGGCCGGCGGTCGCGCGCCTCATGGCCACGCACGCGTGGCGGTCGTACGAGCGCCTGGACCGCGTGAAGTGGACGCGGCTCGCCGCCGCGATGACGTTCGTCAGCTTCGTCGCCCTCTTCCCGCTGCTCACCGTGGCCGCGGCCGTCGCCGCCGCCACGCTGAGCGAGTCCCGGCAGCAGGAGCTCCAGGACAAGATCGCCGACCAGGTGCCCGGCATCTCCGAGCAGATCGACATCCACGGCCTGGTCGAGAACGCCGGCACGGTCGGATCCATCGCCGGCGCCGTCCTGCTGCTCACCGGCATCGGCTGGGTCGGGCAGATGCGGGACTGCCTGCGCGCGGTGTGGGAGCGGCCCGACAAGGACGAGAACCCGGTCCTCGCCAAGGCGAAGGACGCGGGAGTCCTCGTCGGCCTCGGCGGCGCGCTCCTGCTCACCCTCGCCATCTCCACCGTCGCCTCGGCACTGGTCGGCTGGATCACGGACGAACTCGGCATCGACCAGGGGGGCTGGGGCAGCGTCCTGCTGCGGTCCGCCGCGTTCGCCGTCGCCGTCCTCGCCGACTTCCTGCTGCTGCTCTACGTCCTCACCCTGCTGCCGGGCGTCGAACCGGGCCGCCGCCGGCTCGTCGTCGCCGCGTTCATCGGCGCCGTCGGCTTCGAACTGCTGAAGCTGCTGCTCAGCGGTTACATGCAGGGCGTGGCCGCGAAGAGCATGTACGGCGCGTTCGGCGTGCCCGTCGCCCTGCTGCTGTGGATCAACTTCACCGCGAAGCTGGTCCTGTACTGCGCGGCGTGGACGGCGACCGGCAGCGCACCCGACGACCCCCGGGACATCGACGTCAGCGACGACGTCGTACCAGGTCCGGCAGCGGCCAGCGGCGGTTGA
- the trpS gene encoding tryptophan--tRNA ligase has protein sequence MASDRPRVLSGIQPTAGSFHLGNYLGAVRQWVALQESHDAFYMVVDLHAITVPQDPKELGANTRLAAAQLLAAGLDPERCTLFVQSHVPEHAQLAWVMNCLTGFGEASRMTQFKDKSARQGADRASVGLFTYPILQVADILLYQAHEVPVGEDQRQHIELTRDLAERFNGRYGETFTIPKPYILRETAKIYDLQDPSIKMSKSASTPKGLINLLDEPKATAKKVRSAVTDTDTVIRYDTENKPGVSNLLTILSTLTGRSVPELEIAYEGKLYGALKTDLADVVVDFVTPFRDRTQQYLDDPETLDSILAKGAEKARAVAAETLSRTYERMGFLPAKH, from the coding sequence ATGGCCTCTGACCGACCCCGCGTGCTCTCCGGAATCCAGCCCACCGCAGGCTCGTTCCACCTCGGCAACTACCTCGGCGCCGTCCGCCAGTGGGTGGCCCTGCAGGAGTCCCACGACGCCTTCTACATGGTCGTCGACCTGCACGCGATCACGGTCCCGCAGGACCCGAAGGAACTCGGCGCGAACACGCGGCTGGCCGCCGCCCAGCTCCTCGCGGCCGGCCTCGACCCCGAGCGCTGCACGCTGTTCGTCCAGAGCCACGTCCCCGAGCACGCGCAGCTCGCCTGGGTCATGAACTGCCTCACCGGCTTCGGCGAGGCCAGCCGGATGACGCAGTTCAAGGACAAGTCCGCCCGGCAGGGCGCCGACCGCGCGAGCGTCGGCCTCTTCACGTACCCGATCCTCCAGGTCGCCGACATCCTGCTCTACCAGGCCCACGAGGTCCCGGTGGGCGAGGACCAGCGCCAGCACATCGAGCTCACCCGCGACCTCGCCGAGCGCTTCAACGGCCGCTACGGCGAGACGTTCACGATCCCGAAGCCGTACATCCTGCGCGAGACCGCGAAGATCTACGACCTCCAGGACCCGTCGATCAAGATGAGCAAGTCGGCGTCCACGCCGAAGGGCCTCATCAACCTGCTCGACGAGCCGAAGGCCACCGCGAAGAAGGTCCGCAGCGCGGTCACCGACACCGACACGGTGATCCGCTACGACACCGAGAACAAGCCGGGCGTCAGCAACCTGCTCACCATCCTCTCGACGCTGACCGGCCGCAGCGTCCCCGAGCTGGAGATCGCTTACGAGGGCAAGCTCTACGGCGCGCTCAAGACGGACCTCGCCGACGTCGTCGTCGACTTCGTGACGCCGTTCCGGGACCGCACCCAGCAGTACCTGGACGACCCCGAGACGCTCGACTCGATCCTCGCCAAGGGCGCCGAGAAGGCGCGCGCCGTCGCCGCCGAGACGCTGTCCCGGACGTACGAGCGGATGGGCTTCCTGCCCGCGAAGCACTGA